A stretch of the candidate division WOR-3 bacterium genome encodes the following:
- a CDS encoding MiaB/RimO family radical SAM methylthiotransferase gives MKNFFIDFNGCQRNHIDAELISAALKKNSFDEVHAPERADVLIFLGCGFTEDARKESIETILEMYLAKKKKSVLVVGGCIFRRHKAELKKNLPEVDLWVDGSNPALFLKTLKNTEQTDDFSLPELDGPRNRMGLFHVGLVKISEGCLNNCSYCAIPFIRGPLRSREIKHVTDDVKRLQDEGCTEIILVSQDSTAYGKDKAGKSLMPKLLGKMEKCVYPGVKYRIPYLHPNGIDDRLAEKIAGTEKMIKCLDIPVQHFSDKLLKKMNRNSTGAELVDLFSKLRQKIPGSAFRTTFIVGFPGETDRDVAKIITASRKIGFERSGVFIYSREDNTQAKSFQNIPARKTARKRYFEVKKNLDVVMLGKDKMREGLKIQAIIDGYAGSYAVARTDWDMPDVDKAVFIKDEKRELQSGIWTNIKIVKATKNALYAVKAD, from the coding sequence ATGAAAAATTTTTTTATAGATTTCAACGGATGTCAGAGAAACCACATAGACGCCGAACTGATATCGGCGGCGTTGAAGAAAAATTCCTTTGACGAAGTTCACGCTCCGGAGAGAGCGGATGTTTTGATTTTCCTTGGATGCGGATTTACTGAAGATGCAAGAAAAGAGAGCATAGAAACAATACTCGAGATGTATCTTGCAAAAAAGAAAAAATCCGTTCTCGTCGTCGGAGGATGTATTTTCAGAAGACACAAGGCAGAATTAAAAAAAAATCTGCCTGAAGTCGATCTTTGGGTGGACGGCTCCAACCCGGCTTTATTCCTAAAAACTCTTAAAAACACCGAGCAGACGGATGATTTTTCTCTGCCTGAACTCGATGGACCGAGAAACAGAATGGGATTGTTTCATGTCGGGCTCGTAAAAATTTCCGAGGGCTGTCTCAACAACTGCTCGTATTGCGCAATACCGTTTATTAGAGGACCTTTAAGAAGCAGAGAAATAAAGCATGTCACAGACGACGTCAAAAGACTCCAGGACGAGGGATGCACTGAAATTATACTCGTGTCGCAGGATTCGACGGCGTACGGGAAAGACAAAGCAGGTAAAAGTCTTATGCCGAAACTTTTGGGTAAAATGGAAAAATGCGTATATCCCGGGGTGAAATACAGGATACCTTACCTTCATCCTAATGGAATTGACGACAGACTGGCGGAAAAAATCGCTGGAACTGAAAAAATGATAAAATGCCTCGATATACCGGTTCAGCATTTTTCCGACAAACTGCTTAAAAAAATGAACAGAAATTCAACCGGCGCAGAACTCGTGGATCTGTTTTCGAAACTTCGTCAAAAAATTCCGGGGTCGGCCTTCAGGACCACTTTTATAGTCGGATTTCCAGGAGAGACAGACCGAGACGTCGCGAAAATTATAACCGCTTCCAGGAAAATCGGTTTCGAAAGATCCGGTGTATTTATATACAGCCGGGAAGACAACACACAGGCAAAAAGTTTTCAAAATATACCCGCTAGAAAAACAGCCAGAAAAAGATATTTCGAAGTAAAAAAAAACCTGGACGTGGTAATGCTCGGCAAAGACAAAATGCGGGAAGGTCTTAAAATCCAGGCGATAATTGACGGTTACGCGGGTTCTTACGCCGTCGCGAGAACCGATTGGGACATGCCTGATGTCGACAAGGCGGTTTTCATTAAAGACGAAAAAAGAGAGTTACAGAGCGGAATATGGACAAACATAAAAATCGTGAAAGCGACAAAAAATGCCTTATACGCGGTCAAAGCGGACTGA
- a CDS encoding PQQ-binding-like beta-propeller repeat protein, whose product MFFVLNFCVSCSKNSKEIFSKIDSTNYFVLFSDSMDGEITSWDASGDSALMIGTSTGRIALYSLKNGKILDDTFFDGSVSQINCVSEGCAVLFSDAYVRLFDENWSMVREFRISRGRYMPSAEGPGKIFYQKLDGEIFIFDHEVLYVSEIDITQAKGVGMRRPVKNSGKILFLTRKALWCLDSKSGNILWFSPFEGAAIPADFAVSDDTVFVSFDDGTLLTVESFDGRILMSRSLFEGEGFVFDVQCEDMYYIAENGDIGVYFRGSEEFLWNLRTGNVYLTKPLTDSENVLCVSISGQFLAVDRWTGRVNEALMLPLQNVKYFEKSGEIFIAAGGNGVFCVIGKK is encoded by the coding sequence ATGTTTTTTGTCCTTAACTTCTGCGTTTCGTGCTCGAAAAATTCGAAAGAAATTTTTAGCAAGATAGATTCCACAAATTATTTTGTATTGTTTTCGGATTCGATGGACGGTGAAATCACTTCGTGGGACGCGTCCGGAGATTCGGCTCTGATGATAGGGACTTCCACCGGAAGAATCGCGCTTTATTCACTGAAAAACGGCAAGATTCTCGACGATACTTTTTTCGACGGGTCCGTGTCTCAGATAAACTGCGTCAGTGAAGGGTGTGCCGTCCTTTTCAGCGACGCTTACGTCAGGCTTTTTGACGAAAATTGGTCCATGGTCAGGGAATTCAGGATTTCCAGAGGCAGATACATGCCTTCGGCGGAAGGCCCCGGAAAGATATTCTATCAGAAGCTTGACGGTGAGATATTTATATTCGACCACGAGGTCCTCTACGTTTCAGAAATAGACATAACACAAGCCAAGGGAGTCGGAATGAGAAGGCCTGTAAAAAACAGCGGAAAAATTCTGTTTCTGACGAGAAAAGCACTCTGGTGCCTCGATTCAAAAAGCGGAAATATTTTGTGGTTTTCTCCTTTCGAAGGTGCGGCAATTCCGGCTGATTTTGCCGTTTCTGACGACACGGTATTTGTCTCGTTTGACGACGGGACACTTCTCACCGTCGAAAGCTTCGACGGGAGAATACTGATGAGCCGTTCACTTTTCGAAGGTGAGGGGTTTGTCTTTGACGTCCAGTGCGAAGACATGTATTATATTGCAGAAAACGGTGATATAGGTGTATATTTCAGGGGATCTGAAGAATTTCTCTGGAATCTCAGAACAGGCAATGTTTATTTGACCAAGCCTTTGACGGACAGCGAAAATGTCCTGTGCGTAAGTATATCAGGTCAATTTCTCGCCGTTGACAGGTGGACAGGAAGAGTGAATGAGGCTCTTATGCTGCCTTTGCAAAACGTGAAGTATTTTGAAAAATCGGGAGAAATTTTTATAGCCGCGGGAGGGAACGGTGTTTTTTGCGTCATCGGCAAAAAATGA
- a CDS encoding PQQ-binding-like beta-propeller repeat protein: MFFASSAKNEKCLHTIFFLLTGLLVLSCSSLHEAKYDFSIYGGSRDHSPYRTKGVEEFGKELFFAVQIRPVGVFIHETGYAVFASDGEILFFDPAAGTLSVIKETGRYFSSVIQSGQYFFAVCEDSVLIKLDAGFSLVWEVSLEEKIISLPVLNGGNLILITENGVRGVSSSDGSTEARVEGLNFTGCGRVSPLVNEGKMYVPSAGGEILCFDLKKFTLSWTYFTGSFFPVRSVPVMTGSRPSVFDCAGTFHILNPSDGSLYGKFRLLPISSPSFAAVDGDEVVVSSLFGDKIVFSYSLKNSEMNWIKKGFFGQPFIFKDALVVASDSSLTVLDKNGNVIESYTENSGVTSYFIHPQAFFMFSDEGLRIISK, encoded by the coding sequence GTGTTTTTTGCGTCATCGGCAAAAAATGAAAAGTGTTTGCATACAATCTTTTTTTTATTAACCGGTTTATTGGTTTTGTCATGCTCTTCGCTTCACGAAGCGAAATACGATTTTTCAATTTACGGCGGAAGCCGCGATCATTCTCCTTACAGAACAAAAGGCGTCGAAGAGTTCGGAAAAGAACTCTTTTTCGCCGTTCAGATAAGACCGGTCGGAGTTTTTATTCATGAAACCGGTTATGCTGTATTTGCATCAGACGGAGAAATTTTATTTTTTGATCCCGCAGCGGGCACCTTGTCCGTAATTAAAGAGACCGGCCGATATTTTTCTTCGGTAATACAGTCCGGTCAATACTTTTTCGCGGTTTGCGAAGACAGCGTTCTGATCAAACTTGACGCCGGTTTTTCTTTGGTTTGGGAAGTATCACTTGAAGAAAAAATAATTTCCCTGCCCGTGCTAAATGGCGGCAATCTGATATTGATCACTGAAAACGGTGTGCGAGGTGTTTCCTCTTCGGACGGCTCTACCGAAGCCCGCGTCGAAGGGTTGAATTTCACGGGCTGCGGCAGAGTCTCTCCCCTTGTAAACGAAGGTAAAATGTACGTCCCTTCTGCCGGAGGAGAGATTTTATGTTTCGATCTCAAAAAATTCACGCTGTCCTGGACTTATTTTACGGGAAGCTTTTTTCCAGTCAGATCGGTTCCTGTTATGACCGGATCGAGACCATCGGTTTTTGACTGCGCCGGAACATTCCACATCTTAAATCCCTCGGACGGTTCTCTTTACGGAAAATTCAGATTGCTTCCTATCTCTTCTCCGTCTTTTGCCGCAGTTGACGGAGACGAAGTAGTAGTTTCTAGCCTTTTCGGAGACAAAATCGTTTTTTCATATTCTCTGAAGAATAGTGAGATGAACTGGATCAAAAAAGGATTTTTCGGACAGCCTTTCATTTTCAAAGACGCCCTTGTCGTGGCTTCCGACAGTTCATTAACTGTACTCGACAAAAACGGAAATGTTATCGAGAGCTATACTGAAAATTCAGGAGTAACCAGTTATTTCATACATCCGCAAGCCTTTTTCATGTTTTCGGATGAAGGATTGAGAATTATATCAAAGTGA
- a CDS encoding gamma carbonic anhydrase family protein has protein sequence MPQVFLSDRAVVEGDVRLGQNANIWHCAVLRADINHIEVGENTNIQDGCIVHVTHVLPAVIGKNVTVGHGAIVHGCRIEDNVLIGMGAVILDGAVVGKNSVVAAGAVVLENQKIEENSLAAGIPAKIKRAVCQEEVLKISESAAEYVKLAQKKLKETNFDRRIDD, from the coding sequence ATGCCCCAAGTTTTTCTGAGCGACCGAGCCGTGGTTGAAGGAGACGTGAGGCTTGGACAAAACGCCAACATCTGGCACTGCGCGGTTTTGAGAGCCGACATAAATCACATCGAAGTAGGCGAGAACACCAACATTCAGGACGGATGCATTGTTCACGTAACGCACGTACTTCCGGCTGTAATAGGAAAAAATGTAACAGTGGGACACGGCGCCATAGTACACGGGTGCAGGATTGAAGACAACGTGTTGATCGGCATGGGGGCCGTAATACTGGACGGTGCCGTGGTCGGAAAAAATTCCGTCGTAGCGGCCGGTGCAGTCGTGCTCGAGAATCAGAAAATCGAAGAGAATTCGCTTGCGGCCGGAATACCCGCGAAAATTAAAAGGGCTGTATGCCAGGAAGAGGTGCTAAAGATTTCCGAATCCGCCGCTGAATATGTTAAACTTGCACAAAAAAAATTAAAAGAGACGAATTTCGACAGGAGGATTGATGATTAA
- a CDS encoding 2-oxoacid:acceptor oxidoreductase subunit alpha — MIKKMMHGNEACAYGAIIAGCRFFAGYPITPSSEIAEEMAVMLPQVGGKFIQMEDEIASMAAIIGASLNGIKSLTATSGPGFSLKQENIGYACHAEIPCVIVNVQRGGPSTGSPTMPSQEDFMQSRWGTHGDHFIVVLSPSSVQETFELTIKSFNISEKYRTPVILLMDEIVGHMTEKMILPEPGEAEIIERKKPGVEPENFKPYETTDDGVPPMAAFGSGYRHHVTGLMHDDTGFPTNDNAKIKALKDRWKKKFDMARDSIVMTELIDAEDAEYLVFSYGSSARCARKAVKMAREKGVKIGLMKALTLWPFPDKELAKASEKLKGIIVAEMNMGQAIREVERAIPKNVKVLGANRYDGESMHPNDILNVIEKF, encoded by the coding sequence ATGATTAAAAAAATGATGCACGGCAACGAAGCCTGCGCGTATGGAGCCATAATAGCCGGCTGCAGATTTTTTGCCGGTTATCCGATTACGCCATCGAGTGAGATCGCCGAAGAAATGGCGGTCATGCTTCCTCAAGTCGGAGGAAAGTTCATACAGATGGAGGACGAGATAGCTTCGATGGCCGCAATTATCGGTGCGAGCCTCAACGGAATAAAATCCTTGACCGCGACATCCGGACCGGGTTTCAGCCTCAAACAGGAGAACATCGGTTACGCGTGTCACGCCGAAATCCCGTGCGTTATAGTCAACGTTCAGAGAGGGGGCCCTTCGACGGGCAGTCCGACGATGCCTTCACAGGAAGATTTCATGCAGAGCAGGTGGGGAACTCACGGGGATCATTTCATAGTCGTGCTTTCTCCGAGCAGTGTTCAGGAAACTTTCGAACTGACAATCAAATCGTTCAACATTTCCGAAAAATACAGAACGCCCGTGATTCTTTTGATGGACGAGATAGTCGGGCACATGACTGAAAAAATGATATTACCGGAACCTGGAGAGGCGGAAATAATAGAAAGAAAAAAACCCGGCGTGGAACCCGAAAACTTCAAACCGTACGAGACCACTGATGACGGAGTTCCGCCCATGGCGGCATTCGGAAGCGGTTACAGACATCATGTCACGGGACTGATGCACGACGACACGGGTTTTCCCACAAACGACAACGCCAAAATAAAAGCGCTTAAAGACAGATGGAAAAAGAAATTTGACATGGCGCGTGATTCTATTGTGATGACGGAGCTGATAGATGCCGAGGACGCCGAGTATCTCGTTTTTTCGTACGGCAGTTCGGCCAGGTGTGCGAGGAAGGCCGTAAAAATGGCGCGTGAGAAAGGTGTCAAAATCGGACTTATGAAAGCTTTGACACTATGGCCGTTTCCCGACAAAGAGCTGGCGAAAGCCTCGGAGAAGCTTAAGGGAATAATCGTCGCCGAAATGAACATGGGTCAGGCGATACGCGAAGTGGAACGTGCAATACCGAAAAACGTCAAAGTTCTTGGTGCAAACAGGTACGACGGCGAATCGATGCACCCCAACGATATTCTAAACGTTATAGAAAAATTTTAA
- a CDS encoding 2-oxoacid:acceptor oxidoreductase family protein, giving the protein MSFRYEIRLSGAGGQGLILIGKILAEAAAIFADLNATQSQSYGPESRGGASRSEVIISDEDIDYPKAGQVDFLLAMTQEAFDKYSGMTKNGGVIVYDKELVHSPKEVEGVRVYPSDITSIAVRDLKKPIVANMVALGIVVNLSNILPVETVKEAIKSRVPRGTEDINLQAYELGYEKGKELQGL; this is encoded by the coding sequence ATGTCTTTTCGTTACGAAATCAGATTGAGCGGCGCAGGCGGGCAGGGTTTGATATTGATAGGAAAAATCCTCGCCGAAGCCGCGGCTATATTCGCAGACCTGAACGCGACCCAGAGCCAGTCATACGGACCTGAATCCCGAGGCGGAGCCAGCAGGAGCGAAGTAATAATATCGGATGAAGACATAGATTATCCGAAAGCCGGACAGGTGGATTTTCTGCTGGCGATGACACAGGAAGCTTTTGACAAATACTCGGGAATGACGAAAAACGGCGGCGTTATTGTCTACGACAAGGAACTCGTTCACTCGCCCAAAGAAGTCGAAGGAGTAAGAGTGTATCCTTCCGACATAACAAGCATCGCGGTCAGAGACCTTAAAAAACCTATCGTCGCGAACATGGTCGCCCTCGGGATAGTCGTGAATCTTTCGAACATACTTCCCGTTGAAACAGTAAAAGAAGCTATAAAGTCGAGGGTTCCGAGAGGAACCGAGGACATCAATCTTCAGGCTTATGAACTTGGTTACGAAAAAGGGAAAGAGCTTCAGGGGCTTTAA
- a CDS encoding 4Fe-4S binding protein, with protein MQTKKFKITVDEKLCKGCENCVTQCPKKVLELNLLQKAFGARQNDCIGCLRCEYVCPDFAITVTEIEGDSK; from the coding sequence TTGCAGACAAAAAAATTTAAGATCACGGTTGACGAAAAGCTTTGCAAGGGATGCGAAAACTGCGTCACTCAGTGTCCCAAAAAAGTTCTCGAACTCAACTTGTTGCAGAAAGCTTTCGGCGCAAGACAAAACGACTGCATAGGATGTCTCAGGTGCGAGTATGTCTGTCCTGATTTCGCGATAACTGTAACCGAAATTGAAGGAGACTCAAAATGA